From a single Ovis aries strain OAR_USU_Benz2616 breed Rambouillet chromosome 23, ARS-UI_Ramb_v3.0, whole genome shotgun sequence genomic region:
- the CHMP1B gene encoding charged multivesicular body protein 1b — translation MSNMEKHLFNLKFAAKELGRSAKKCDKEEKAEKAKIKKAIQKGNMEVARIHAENAIRQKNQAVNFLRMSARVDAVAARVQTAVTMGKVTKSMAGVVKSMDATLKTMNLEKISALMDKFEHQFETLDVQTQQMEDTMSSTTTLTTPQGQVDMLLQEMADEAGLDLNMELPQGQTGSVGTSVASAEQDELSQRLARLRDQV, via the coding sequence ATGTCCAACATGGAGAAACACCTGTTCAACTTAAAGTTCGCGGCTAAAGAACTGGGCAGGAGTGCCAAAAAATGCGACAAGGAGGAAAAGGCCGAAAAGGCCAAGATTAAAAAGGCCATTCAGAAGGGCAATATGGAAGTTGCGAGGATTCACGCCGAGAACGCGATTCGCCAGAAGAACCAGGCGGTGAATTTCTTGAGGATGAGCGCGCGGGTGGACGCGGTGGCCGCCAGGGTCCAGACGGCCGTGACGATGGGCAAGGTGACCAAGTCGATGGCCGGAGTGGTTAAGTCGATGGACGCGACGTTGAAGACCATGAACCTCGAAAAGATCTCCGCCCTGATGGACAAGTTCGAGCACCAGTTCGAGACGCTGGACGTTCAGACGCAGCAGATGGAGGACACGATGAGCAGCACGACGACGCTGACCACTCCCCAGGGCCAGGTGGACATGCTGCTGCAGGAAATGGCAGACGAGGCCGGCCTCGACCTCAACATGGAGCTGCCGCAGGGCCAAACCGGCTCCGTGGGGACGAGCGTAGCCTCGGCGGAGCAGGACGAGCTGTCCCAGAGGTTGGCCCGCCTGCGGGACCAGGTGTGA